In a genomic window of Nostoc sp. UHCC 0870:
- a CDS encoding SPFH domain-containing protein has product MTTSYNPILSKEELSRWGLLNKIPIPDANTALVFVGNGEPTMIITEGQKGLTRGEIVWGKYSLVYKVDLSDFTICFECKLPCVTDAFDFQAEVTFTCSVREPEIIVRRNVRNIYSVLQPFIIDEMRRISRKYELEEIGVAEKEISDNFKIKIYDIDIFNFRNLYIRLSLEAEARKLIRRKKILLEEHELEIIRFQQEVELQTKRNQQECQEIKLSLLEEMEIQMLRQNLQKQKMQFEEEQVQQQNLFHMEMIKERDKFYKTIPHTDKRTLFALPVAQRLKGGIYVGGNALFIGDVAGYNVIKDDNK; this is encoded by the coding sequence ATGACTACTTCATACAACCCTATTCTCAGTAAAGAAGAACTATCTCGCTGGGGTCTGTTAAATAAAATTCCTATTCCAGATGCTAATACTGCACTAGTTTTTGTAGGTAATGGAGAACCTACAATGATCATTACTGAAGGTCAAAAAGGACTAACCAGAGGAGAGATAGTCTGGGGGAAATATAGTCTAGTTTATAAAGTTGACTTGAGCGACTTCACCATATGCTTTGAATGTAAATTACCTTGTGTAACCGATGCGTTTGACTTCCAAGCTGAGGTTACGTTTACCTGTTCGGTGCGTGAGCCAGAGATAATTGTCCGTCGCAATGTTAGAAACATTTACTCAGTCTTGCAGCCTTTCATTATTGATGAAATGCGACGCATTAGCCGTAAATACGAGCTAGAAGAAATCGGTGTAGCAGAAAAAGAAATAAGTGATAACTTCAAAATAAAAATTTATGATATAGATATATTTAATTTTAGAAATCTTTATATAAGGCTATCTTTAGAAGCAGAAGCCCGTAAACTTATTCGCCGTAAAAAAATTTTATTGGAGGAGCATGAATTAGAAATAATACGGTTTCAACAAGAAGTAGAACTGCAAACTAAGCGTAATCAGCAAGAGTGTCAAGAGATAAAGTTAAGTCTCTTAGAGGAAATGGAAATACAAATGCTCAGACAAAATTTACAAAAGCAGAAAATGCAATTTGAGGAAGAACAAGTACAGCAACAAAATTTATTTCATATGGAAATGATCAAAGAAAGAGATAAATTTTACAAAACGATACCACATACTGATAAACGGACGCTTTTTGCTCTGCCAGTTGCACAACGTCTAAAAGGTGGTATTTATGTTGGAGGTAACGCTTTATTTATAGGTGATGTTGCAGGGTATAACGTAATAAAAGATGATAATAAATAA